The Bacillota bacterium genomic interval AGTAATAACAGTACCTGCTATAAGTGAAGTAAACACACTTGCCGTAAAGCGCGAAAGAACCCGCCTGATCCTGTGCATATTTATTTTTTCAAGGCTTCCACTCATAAGATTTACACCAAATATCAGACTTGCACTACCTGCAGCAAGATTCAATAGAATAATTAAAATTACTGTCACACATACCTCCACAAATAATACTGAATGATACCCTATAAAATAATAGTTTTTTTGTGTGTAAATTAGAACTGGAAAACTTGTTCATAATTAATAATGGTTAATCATGAAAGAATTAGGAAAGGGAAGGATAGTTTTTCCCTTATGTGACAGTAGTTAAAAGGCAATGGTACCAGGCTCAAGTCTTGCTGTTGCGAACATCACGAAGGTATGATACCCTGTATTCACCAGGTGTTGTACCATATTTTAACTTAAATTTCCTTATAAAATATTGAGGACTTGAATATCCTACTGCAGCACAAACATCTTCTATCTTTATATTTTTATTTACTAAGAGCAACTCTTTGGCTGCATTAAGTTTTTCTTCCATCAAATATTCCACGAAGTTCATTCCCGTTTCCTGTTTGAACATTCTACTTAGGTAGGTAGGGCTTATGTGCATAGCTTCAGCTACATAATTAAGAGATATTGATGGATTTAGGATGTTTTCTGATATAAAATCCTTGACCTCTTTTATAAAATCTGAGTTCTTTTCTGACCTCATTTCTTCAAAATATTCAAATATTTGAGTTATTATTACTTCAAACCACTTCTTAAGGTCTAGTATGTTGTCTATATTGTTGAAATCTGTATAAATATCATTAGATGTAATATAATCGGGATTAATTTTAAGCTCTGCAACAGTATCTTCAATGCAGGTTACACATTGCAACAAAGTTCTTATAGAATAGTTGTAGCACATGTGTTCCTTGCGTATAGTACCAATTATGTTTTTTATACTTTCAAGAGAAGCTTTTTTGTCGCGCATTTTCATTGAATTATAAAATTCCTCATAAATTGTACGTAATACTTCACCTGAATTCAATTCCCAGTTTATCCCTTCCTTGACGGTAAAGATGTTCTTTTCAGGATAAATGTAGCTGTAATTGACGTACATTTCCGCTTCAGTAAAAGAAGTGCGTATGTTATCAAGACCTGAATAACTGTTTCCAATGCTTATATTTACCTGGAGATTCAGAGAATTATTTATATAATCAACCAGCTTCATAGCATAAGGTATAATATCGATATCCTTATTATTAAGATTTAAAATTATATTTATGGAATCTATGCCTTCAGTACAAATAGATTTTAAATTATAATCCGATAGAATTTGCTCGGCTTTTTCCATAATATCAAGTTTTACCATCTCAAGAGTTTTTAAACCTATGGAGTTAGGGTATTTCCGTAATTTTAGGGTCATTGCAATAAAGTATTCAAATGGAAATGTTACACCTAAAAACTCCATTTTTTCGTATATATCTTCTTCATTTAAGGAATCGGACTTAAGAAGACTTTGAATAAAATGGTGCTTTATTATAGGAATACTCTTTTCTAATTTTTTTTCTTGTTCTTTAACTTTTGACGACAATAAACCGAGGGT includes:
- a CDS encoding helix-turn-helix domain-containing protein, coding for MHLKFWDYYHEIDFSKKSKRFFDIKNVQNIKNAKYLQLSYLYKLFISYLIIVIICVGFMAVFSYRLESNNIKNWAIKSNNDLLNHFKHTIDSFILDNVDKISLIVLQNAINNPDISYYFLNSIEGNYTGLLKVSDFLKNIKAANPLINSITIYYKNNELLVSTDGIKYNPDDNSIMPDRLYIYELYDSDIKEYWGLKKERSTLAPSVNSSTDTEKVFITYVRKISSPSAKSKAGGSIAIAVDESILHSLIKGSAPVNFGQIFVINEDGEILSHSDKKYLFSNIRDLSFGNKVWNSCNNNDNGYFIAKVAGKDCIISYISSDYNKWKYITVQPIAELIETKFNFLGKTIILITVVTLIFGLFVSLISTKSIYSPLKYLSELCKNIIQTRFVNIPKDECRIISSTLGLLSSKVKEQEKKLEKSIPIIKHHFIQSLLKSDSLNEEDIYEKMEFLGVTFPFEYFIAMTLKLRKYPNSIGLKTLEMVKLDIMEKAEQILSDYNLKSICTEGIDSINIILNLNNKDIDIIPYAMKLVDYINNSLNLQVNISIGNSYSGLDNIRTSFTEAEMYVNYSYIYPEKNIFTVKEGINWELNSGEVLRTIYEEFYNSMKMRDKKASLESIKNIIGTIRKEHMCYNYSIRTLLQCVTCIEDTVAELKINPDYITSNDIYTDFNNIDNILDLKKWFEVIITQIFEYFEEMRSEKNSDFIKEVKDFISENILNPSISLNYVAEAMHISPTYLSRMFKQETGMNFVEYLMEEKLNAAKELLLVNKNIKIEDVCAAVGYSSPQYFIRKFKLKYGTTPGEYRVSYLRDVRNSKT